The Pseudomonas sp. SCA2728.1_7 DNA segment GATCGTGTCTTGCGGCATGGCTGCGTACCAGTCGCGCAAGATCGCCGTACGCTGCACGGCATAGAACGGCGGCAGGTACTGATGCATGTAATCGAGCAGACGCTCCTCGGCCTGATCGGCGGAGTAGTCTTCGCAGACTTTCTTGTCCCGCCGGAAGTAATTGACGCTGTTGGCGAATGCCAGATACATCAGGCTGTAGCCGTGGCACAGGCTGTAATCGGGGTTGGCCTCCATGAATGCCACGGCTTCGTGCAGGGCATCATGCACCAGGAAGTCGTCGTCGGCGGCAAACACCATGTAAGGCGTTTGCAGCTGCTCGACACCGTAAGCCAGCTTGGCGCGAATCCCCCAGTAGCCGAACTGCGGCAAGTGCTGATAATCCACGTGGGTGAATTCGGCAGGGATGCCCGTCAGCGCCACCGCCGACGAATCCAGCACCAGAATCCTGCACGGCAAACTGCTGTAGAAGCGAATGGCTCTACGCAAAAACGCCGGGCGTTCGTGGGAGATCAGCACGACGGTCAACTGTTCGTTGAGTGCCAGATCGGTTCCTGAAGTGTTCTTGCCTTGCATATATTCCCCACAAACGGCGCGTCGCCGAAAACTCATCGTTGTTGTGTCGATTAACGCACGCGACGCAGATAACCATCCGGCGCGACTGTGATCAGCAATTTGCTGTGAATCGCCTGATCGATCTCGAAATCGCGATTCTCTTCCAGGTAAGCCCACACCGCGGTTTTCGGGTTGTCACCCTTGCCCCACGGACGATCCGGGAACGCATCGGCCGGCATGTCTTCGACCACGGTGTCCATGACCACGCAATAGCTGTCCACCGAAACCAAAGGTGCATACAGACGCAGTTCTTCGAGGACATGCTCGTGGGTGTGGTTGGAGTCCAGCACCACCAGCACTTTTTTGCCCTGCACGCGCTCGCGCACCTGATCGACGATGGCGTTATCGATGCTCGAACCCTGGATCATGCTGATGCGTTTGAACATCGGGTGCGCTTCGATGGCTTCGCGGTTGTGCTCGCGAATATCGATGTCGATGCCCAGTACTTCGCCATGCCCGATCAGTTCCAGGATCGAGGCGTAGAACACCAGCGAACCGCCGTGCGCGATACCCGTCTCGACGATCACGTCCGGACGCAGGTTCCAGATGATTTCCTGCATCGCGACCATGTCCTGCGGGAACTGAATGATCGGCCGGCCCATCCAGCTGAAGTTGTACGTGTACTTGTGCTTGGCCGTGGTGCCGACCCAGTCCAGAGACTCGGTCTGCAAGGCCTTGTCTTTCTGCAGGCCTTCGATGTTGGCTTTTACTTCTTCGCGAAACTGTTCATGCGGATTCATTGCAACTCTCCAAAAATTCGGGAAACGGCCTACCTGAACACCCTGGCATCCGGGTAAGGCACTGCATTGGTCTTGATGATCCTGGCGGGATTGCCCACCACGACCGAAAAATCCGGAACATCTTTGGTCACTACCGCACCGGCACCGATGGTTACCCAGCGACCGATGCGCAGGCGCGGCAGGATCGTGGCGTTGGTGCCGATAAAGGTCCCGTCGCCGATTTCCACGCAACCGGCGATACACACACCCGGCGCCATGAACACCGAGTGGCCGATCTGCCCTTCATGCCCCACGACACTGCCGGCGCTGATGCTGGTGTTGTCGCCCAGTGTCACTTCAGCCTGCATCAGCACGCCTTCCTGCAGATAACTGCCCTGCCCCATGCGGATCATGCTCAGGTCGATCCCCGGATGAACGAACTGACCGAGGCGCGCACCGGCATCCACCAGCTGACAGGTGGTTTCGTAGCGTAACCGGGTACTGCCAGTGATCAGATTGACGAAGCGCACATCCTCGCCATTGAGCTCGCCGACAAGTTCGCAACCACCGAGCACCGGCACCCCATGAAACAGCGTGCCGTGCTTGCGCGGATCGTTGTCGAGGAAGGCGAATTCGACGTTCGGCGAGCTGCGCTTGACGGCGTGCAGCATGCGCACCGCTTCCGGGTTGGCGGCCCCCAGCAGATACAGCTTCACACTGTGTGCCCGCGAGCCAGCAGATCCAGCACCACTTGCACCACACGCTGCTGATCGGCGTCGGTCATGTCGTGATAGCTCGGCAGGTTGAAGGCGCGCTCCGGCAAGGCAAACGCCAGCGGCGTGTCGACCGCGTATGCGCTGAACATCGGCAGCGACGACAGCGGCCAGAAAAACACCCGCGCGTCGATGTCGGCGGCCTGGAAGACGGCGATCATTTGCTCGCGATGGATACCGGTATCGGCATCGAACACCACGGTCGGCATCCAGTAGCCATTACGGCCATGGGCCGGTTCGGGATTGAGCGACACACCCGGTACGCCTTCGAGCGCCCGCGCGTAGTTGGCAAAAATCGCCCGTTTGCGTTCGATCAACTCATCGATTCGCTCGACCTGGGCACAGCCGACAGCGGCCTGCAGATTGCTCATCTTGTATTTGAAGCCGACGAACTCCGGCCAGAACTGCTTGGTGCAACCTGCCACACGACCATGGTTGGACAGGGTCAGGACCCGCTCATACAAAGCCTTGTCCGAGGTGACGAACATGCCACCCTCACCGGTGGTCATGGTCTTGGTGCCATGAAACGAAAAAGCGCCGAAAGCCCCCAGCGAACCGGCAGCCTTGCCGCGCCATTGCGAGCCGATGGCTTCCGCCGCGTCTTCGATCACCGGGATGCCGAACTCGCGACCGATGGCGAGCAGCGCGTCCATGTCACACAGATTGCCGTACAGATGCACGGCGAGAATCGCCTTGGTGCGCGGGGTGATCGCCTTTCTGACAAGCTGCGGATCCAGGCACCAGCTGTCCGCCAGTACATCGACAAACACCGGCGTGGCGCCCAGATAAGTGATCGGTGCCGCCGAGGCAATCCAGTTGGTGTTGGCCAGGATCACTTCATCGCCAGCGCCGACACCCAGCGCGGCCATGCCCATGTGCAGCGCACCGGTGCAACTGGAAGTGGCGATGGCGTAGGTGGCGCCCAGATGCTCGGCAAAGCCGTGCTCGAAACGTGTCAGGTATTCGTAGCAACGTGCGCCCCAACCGTTCTGCACGGCGTCCAGGACGTACTGCGCTTCGAGTTCGCCAACGCTGGGTTTGGTGTAATGAATTCTGCTCATTGGATGCTCAACTCCGGAACGGCGACGACAAAACGTGCGCCCCATGCCTTGGCCGCAGACAGTTGCTGCGTCACTTCGCTCAACAGGTTCCACGGCAACACCAGAATGTAGTCCGGCTGCTCCTGGGCAATCCGCTCAGGCGCAACAATCGGGATGCGGCTGCCCGGCAGGAACTTGCCCTGCTTGTGCGGGTTGGCATCGGCCACCCAGGCCAGCAAATCCGCTTTGACCCCAGCGTAATTGAGCAAGGTGTTGCCCTTCGCGGCAGCGCCATAACCGACCACACGCTTGCCTTCAGCCTTGGCCTGTAACAGAAAGCGCAGCAATTGATGCTTGATGCTTTCTGCCGCAGGGGCGAGCGAGGCGTAGTACTCAGCGGTTTTCACCCCGGCAGCGAGTTCGGCCTGCAGTTGCTGCTGCACCGCCGCTTGCACCGGGCGACGCTGGCCGTCCTTGCGCTGCACGAACACCCGCAGCGAGCCGCCGTGCGTCGGTAGCTGGCTGACGTCGAACACTTCCAGACCATTGCGCTCGCACAGGGTCTGCACGGCCGTCAACGACAGGTAGGAATAGTGCTCGTGATAGAGCGTGTCGAACTGCGCGCCCGCCATCAGCGTCAGCAGTTGCGGGAATTCGAACGTGGCCACGCCGGTCGGCTTGAGCAGCGTCGCGAAACCGCCGAGGAAATCGTTGATGTCCGGCACATGCGCGAGCACGTTGTTGGCTGCCATCAGATCAGCGCCCCAGCCCTCGCTTTGCAACTGCGCGGCGCTATCGCGACCGAAGAACAGCTCACGAATCTGCAGACCTTTTTCCCGCGCTGCCTGTGCGGTGCTGCGGGTCGGCTCGACACCCAGGCACGGGATGCCACGCGCGGCGACGTATTGCAGCAGGTAGCCGTCGTTGGCAGCGACTTCCACCACGCGGCTGTCGGCGCTCAGGCCGAAGCGCTCGACCATCTCGGCGACATAGCGCTCGGCATGGGCCAGCCACGTGCTGGAGAACGAACTGAAGTAAGCGTACTCGGCGTCGAACAGGCTGTCGGCGCTGGTGTAATCCTCGGTCTGTACCAGCCAGCATTGCTGGCACACCGCGACTTTCAGCGGCACCCACTGCTCGGCCTGCTCCAGGCGATCAGCGTGGACGTAGGCGTTGGACGGCGGCGAGGTGCCGAGGTCGATCAGCGGCAGACTCAGCGGTGCGGCGCACCCACGGCAGTTCATAGACGCACTCCAGCAAAGTGTTGATCGAGCGCGGGATGGCTGGAATCACGCGCTGACAAATTATTGACAGGCAACGGCCAGGCAATCGCCAGCCGTGGATCATTCACCGACAGACCGCCCTCGTGCTCGGGTGCGTAATCGGCGCTGTGCAGGTAAAGCAATTCGGCATCTTCGGTGAGGGTCTGGAAACCGTGGGCGAACCCGGCAGGGATCAACAGGCTGCGACCGTCACCGGCCTTCAGATGCTCGGCGTGCCAGTGCAGAAACGTTTCCGAGTCGGGGCGCAAATCCACCGCCACGTCCCACACTTCACCGCGCAGGCAGGTGATCAGTTTGGCTTCCGGGGCGTTGGCGTTCTGATAATGCAGACCGCGCACACTGCCCTTCTCGCGGGTGCAGGAATGGTTGATCTGACGGATATGAAATTCACTGCCGAACGCACTCAGACTGCCCTCGCAGAACAACCGGGCGAAGTGCCCGCGCTGATCTTCGAAACGCTTGTGCTGAACGCTGAACAGTCCGGCCAGCGGCAACGCCTTCAGGGAAAACTCGCTCACAGCGCGCCTCGGTACAGGTTCAATTGGCCGAGGGTGACGGTGCGCATGTCATCGCCGTTCTGCCACGCCAGGTGCCAGTCGAGGGTTTGGGTCAGGCAGGCCTGCAAGGTCCAGCGTGGTTGCCAGCCAAGCACTTGGCGCGCGCGACTGCTGTCCAGACGCAACAGGCCCGCTTCGTGCAGTTCGCTTTTCTCGATGCGCAGACCGCGCGCCTGCGGCCAGCGGCTGGCAAGCAGTTCGACCACTTCGCCAACGCTGCACATGTCCGCCTCGCCTGGGCCGAAGTTCCACGCCCCGGCGTACTCCGGGCCCTCTTCGTAGAGGCCGGCGGCCAGTTGCAGATAACCGGCCAGCGGCTCCAGCGCGTGCTGCCACGGGCGCACGGCTTGCGGGTAGCGCAAGGTCACCGGCTCGTCGGCAGTCCACGCTTTGAGCACGTCGGGAATCAGTCGCTCAGGGGCAAAATCGCCGCCGCCGAGGACGTTGCCGGCACGCGCGGTGGCGAGGGCCAGACCGTGTTCGGCGTACTTGTCCGCTGGGAAAAACGACGCGGCATAGGATTGTGCGAGCAACTCACAGCAAGCTTTGCTGCTGCTGTAAGGGTCATGACCACCGAGGGCTTCGTCTTCGCGGTACGGCCACAGCCATTCCTTGTTGGCGTAGACCTTGTCGGTGGTCACCAGCACGCAGGCGCGCACGCAACCGACCTGACGAATCGCTTCGAGCAGGTTCAGCGTGCCCATGACGTTACTGGAGTAAGTGCCGAGCGGATCGCGATAGCCTTCGCGCACCAACGGCTGCGCGGCCAGGTGCAGAACGATCTCCGGCTCGGTGTCGGCGATGATTTCCAGCAAGGCGCCGAGATCTCGCAGATCGCCACGCTGATCGTTGATGCCTTCGTGCACGCGCGCCAGTTCGAACAGGCTCGGCTCGGTCGACGGATCCAGGGAAAAGCCGCTGACTTGCGCGCCGAGGCTTTGCAGCCACAGGGTCAGCCAGCTGCCTTTGAAACCGGTATGTCCGGTGACGAGAACGCGTTTGCCGCGCCAGAAATCCGCACTCAGTCCCATTGCTTCCATGGGGCCTCCCCGCTCTGCCACAGGGCTTCGAGGTGGTTCTTGTCGCGCAGGGTGTCCATGGGTTGCCAGAAACCATCGTGCTGAAACGCCATCAGCTCACCGCGGGCGGCCAGGCCGTCCAGCGGACCGGATTCCCAAGAGGTCGAATCGCCTTCGATCAGCGGCAGGACCTTGGGTGACAGCACGAAAAAGCCGCCATTGATCCAGCCTCCGTCGCCGCGTGGCTTCTCGGTGAAACCCAGCACCCGGTCGCCTTCGCGATCCAGCGCGCCGTAGCGTCCCGGCGGTTGTACGGCGGTGACGGTGGCCAGTTTGCCGTGAGTCAGGTGGAAGTCGACCAACGCGCTGATGTTCAAATCGGAAACGCCGTCGCCATAGGTGAAGCAGAAGGCTTCCTCATCTTCCAGATAGCGCGCGGCTCGCCCCAGGCGGCCACCGGTCATGGTTTCTTCACCGGTATCGATCAGCGTCACACGCCATGGCTCGCTGTAATTCTGGTGAACGTCCATGCGGTTTTCACGCATGTCGAAGGTCACATCGGAGGTGTGCAGGAAGTAGTTGGCGAAGAAATCCTTGATCGCGTACCCCTTGTAGCCCAGGCAGATCACGAAGTCGTGAATCCCGTGGGCGGAGTACTGCTTCATGATGTGCCAGAGAATTGGCTTGCCGCCAATCTCGATCATCGGCTTGGGCTTGAGGTGCGACTCTTCACTGATGCGCGTGCCCAGACCACCCGCCAAAATAACTGCCTTCATCCTCTCCCCTCTCGTTCGTCACAGCGCTGCGCGTCGCTTTCTTGAGCGTGCGGCCTTCTGGCTAAACCTTTCTGCCGTTTCGGGCGCAGGGGCAATGACCGCGAGCGCTCGTTTTATGGCGATTTGAGGGGGACTTGCAGGAAACGCGCCAGCTCGGTGCGCAGTGTGTCGCAGTACGTGCGGCCATGAAAAAAAGGATGAATCCGTCACCGGACTCATCCCTTTCATCGAGCTATTTAAACGATTGGAACCGGTCAGTCCGCCAGCCAGCCATTTTCCCAATAGCGCAGGTTATCGCCACGCAGCACGTAATCGCGCAACACCACCTCACGCAACTCGTCGCCCATGCGGTAACTGGCATCAGGATCGGCCAGGTGCATGCGGATCGCCTGCAGCCACTCATCGGTGGTGTTGGTCTTGACCCGCGTACACGGCAGGTAGCCGCGATAGGCTTCGGTGTCAGTGCAGATCACCGGGTAGCCGCAAGCGCCGTACTCCAGCAGCCGCAGGTTGCTCTTGCAGTCGTTGAAGATGTGGAACTCCAGCGGTGCGAGGGCCAGATCGAGGTTGAGGCTGGCCAGTTTCGCCGGATATACGTCAAGCGGGATCACCCCGTGGAATTCATGCATGTACGGACGCAGGTCATCCGGGCACATGCCGAAGAACACCCAGTCGACTTCATTGGCCAGCTCGCGAACCACCTCGGCGATCACGGCCAGGTCGCCGTGGTGGCTGGTGCCACCGCCCCAACCGACCCGTGGCTTTTTCGACGTACGCCGCTGGCTGCGCAGGTTGCTCCAAAGGTCTTTGGCGAGCATGTTCGGCACCACACGAATGTCGTGGTGCATGTCCGACAGCGCATTGGCCAGTGGCTGCGTCGACACCACCACCCGATCGCAGAGGCCGATCGCTCGACGCACCATGCGCTCCATGTCCTGCTTGTTCGGCATGTTGCGGATGTGGGCATTGCGATGAGGAACGTCGATGACATAGTCATCCAGTTCGAAAATACGCCGGGCGCTGAAATACTTCTTCAGGGGCGGGATTTCATCGATGGCGTGCTCCGAGTAGCGCCCCTGCAGCACAATCACGTCGGGCGCCTGACGCTCGATGTCGACGATCGACGGCAAGCCGTAACAGATGCGCCCTTCGACCCGGTTGGCCGCCTCCAGCTCGAGCATCGGCTGACTCATGCGGTAATGGCCGATGGCAGAAGCGTTGATCGGTACCACGAGCACGTTGGGCAGACTCGACTTGGAAAACGCACGCCAGCCGCTCAGCAGACCCGGTTCGAGACTGAAGTTGGTGGCCCCGATCCCCTGTAGCGCAAGGTTGACGTTGTAGGCCGGATCGCGCGCAATCAGCGGCAACCAGCGCTGGTAAAAAGTATCCTGCTCGCGCTCGTGCTGTTGTTGCTCTTCGCTCGTTGCCACGGCGCTCGGGCGTGTGCCCAGCGCCAGCCTGGCATGCGGATTCCACACCACCAGGTAACCTTCGCGGCCGATACGCAGGCACAGATCCACGACGTTGTACGCGATCTTCAAGTCCTGTTCGTCGAGCCCCGCGACCTCCTCGAAGACCGACTTGCGAACCATCAGGCAGTCACCGCCGACGGCGCTCAGATCCTGCACCGCCTGCAGTCGGAACATATAGCCCTCCGACTGCATCGGTTGCCCCAGGAACGGCAGCCCGGCCGGCCCCTGCAAACCGAGAATCAGGCCGGCATGCAAGATCCCGCCGTCCGGATCGAACAACTTGGCGCCGACCACTCCGACTTCCGGGCGCTGCGCATGATTGAGCAATTCGTCGAGCCAATCGGCTTGAGTGATCACCGCAAAAGCGTTGAGCAGCAACACGTACTCGCCACGCGCCTGGCTCACGGCAAAGTTGTGAATGGCGGCAGGGTTGTGCTTTTGCAGGCAGCGCAACACACGAATCCGCTCACCGCCCAACTGTCCCATGCCGTCGAGCCAGGCCCGCGCCTCGGCGGTTTCGCTACCGCTATCGACGAGGAGAATTTCGTACTCGGTGTAAGCGGTTTTTTCCAGCAGCGTTTCGACACAACGCTGCAAGGCTGCCGTCTGATCCTGAGCGACTATGATCACCGAGACCAACGGGCGGCGGGCGTGACGATAGTCGACCCGATTGAGCAGCTCACGGCCCTCACGCCGGGTCTCGTAGGCAATCCCCAAACGCTGCAGATGCGCATCGAGCAGCCGTGGATTCTGTTCCAGCACACCTGCATCGGTGAGCCATTGGGACAGATCGAATTTCGATTCGAGCAACACTTCGGCGATATGCCCGACCACCTGAGTGCCGTCGTTCTCGACCATCCGCCAGAGCAGGTCGTGAGGCGCCAGTTGGGCAAAGTCAGACGCCAGCCCTCCCAACTCCAGAACCCGCTCGCGCTTGAACGCCAGCGCCCGCCCGACGTAGGGGTAGCTGCGCATGAGGTCGAGGTTGAAATCCGGCTTGAACGCAGGCTCTGCCGACTCGCCATTGCGCAGACTGCCTTCGTCGCTGTACAGGCAAGTGAAAGTCCGCGAATGCGCGATCCGGTCAGCCATGATCAGCAACGCCGTAGCCACCGGGCGATCACCGGGTTGCAGCAGGTAGAACCAGTCGGCGCCTTCCAGTTGCGGCAGCAAGGTGTTGAGCTGCTCCAGCCCGTCGTCTTGCAGCGGCAGTCGAAACACACGGCCATCCAGCTCCGCTTCGGAGCAGGAGGCGGACAGTACCAGCACCAGTTCCGCCGGGTAATCCTGATTGGCGAGGGCCTCCAGCGTACGCTCTACACCAGCGCGACTGCCTTTGTCGTCGATGATGACCGGTACGATTCGCGGCTGGTGCGACCAACCGGCGATGGTTTCCGGCAGCATCTTGCGCTGCCCTTCGGTCAGCACCCGGCACTCCAGCCATTGCGCATAGAGTTCGCCGAAACTCAGGCTATCCACCCCGACGCCACACTCCTGGCGGCTCTGCCGGGAACCCAGGGTGCGACTCAACGGCAGCTCATCCCAAACCCTTGGCGACTCATCAGCCTTTGCCAGCGGGATGTAGCGCACCCAGCCTGGCGCCGGCGCCGACTCACCGTTGCGGACTTTGAGCATTTGCGAGAGCCACTCGCGCTCGACGTCCATCGCGTCCTTCATCGGTTGTTGCGCACTCAGCCGCTCCGGATAAAGGCGCTCGGCGCTCAGTACATTGTTCGACACCGCCAGGTTGCCGCGGCGCAGCAGGCAGATATACAAGGCGAAATCCAGGCTCGCGACGAAACAGCCGCCCTCCTCGGTCAATGCCGGCAGCAGCTCGGCGACGTCCGCGCGGCGAAACAGCGCGTTGCTGAATCCGCCGAGAACGTTGACCGGGAATTTTTCGAATATCGCCAGTAGATCGTCACCCTTGAACAGGCCACTGACCGGCGACAGCGAAGTGTTTTCCAGACGCGCAGGCAGGATGATGTCGTTCGCGTCCCAGAGCAGTCGCTGGGCCAGCACCAGACTGACCTCAGCGCGGCGCATCTCCTGCGCCTGCTGCTCGATACAGGCGGAATAGAGCAGATCATCGTCACACAGAAACTTGATGAATTCGCCCTGCGCCTGATCCAGGCAGGCTTTCAGGTTGCCGACCAGTCCCAACGTGCGCGGGTTGCGTACATAACGCACGGCGACGCCGGTCTCCTCGCCGACATTCGAGACGATGGTTTCAATCTCGATGCCACGACTGTCATCGCAAACGATGATTTCCAGATGGCCATAGCCTTGGCCGACGGCGCTGCGCAACGCACGCTCGAAAAAGCGTGGATTGAAGGCGGGAATGACAAGGCTGACGAGAGGGAGTGAATTCACGGCGGGCTCACAGGCGGTACGAGCCCGCTCGGTAAAGCGAGCCCTTGAAACCGCAAAAAACATTACTTGAGGGATAGAGCAAACGGGCGCTCACACGCCCGTTAACCGTCAGATCTTGTTGAACAGACCCAACTGGCTGATCTTGCTGAACGCCAACTGCGCGGCTTGCAGCATGGTCTGCTGCAGGGTCAGGCGGGTCATGACTTCGGCGGGATCCGAATCACGGATCGAGCCTTGGGTCGTGGTGTTCGCCGTGCTCAGGCTCTGGTTGGTCGCGGTTTGCATCTCCAGCGCCTGGCCACGGGCACCAATGGTGGTGACAGAAGCGCCAATCTGGTTGGTGGCGGCGTCGATGTTGCCGAGACCCGACTCCATGACCCCCTGAAACTTCTGCTTGGCAACATCATCACCGTCGATCGGCATATTCAACGCCGTAATCATCTGGCCCAGCGTGTCGAGCACGTTCTGGGTCTGGTGATTGTTCGGCTGGATCGAGAACTGATCGCCAGCGGCCGGCGTGTTGCCCAGCGCGAAAGTCACGCCCGCAGCGGTCGCGTTGCCGCCAGCCACGGTGCCGGACGACACGGGTTTGCTGTCCGCAGTGACTGGCGCCGCATACAGATCGAACGCCGTGGCGCTGGTGAACTTGAGCACCGCGCCGCCTTGCGGGAAGGCGTTTGTATAGGCCGACTGGTCGGTGATGGTCGAACCGGTAATCACCGCAGTAGACGGGTTACCCGGGCTGCGCGCGGTGGTGAACGAATCCGGCTGGGTCGACAACTGGAAGCTGTGTCCGGCAATGACCGCGTCCGGGTTGGTGTCACCCGCTTTCAGGTTGATGTTCAGCTTCAGGTCGACACCACGGAAACTGACCGTCTGGTTGGTGCCGGTGGTGTTGACGATCGCGCCATTCTGGCTGGCTTCGGCCGTCACGTCGTTACCCAGCGCGTCGGTAATTTGCAGCTGGGTGCTGCTGACGAAGCTGACGGTGTACGGCTGACCACCGGAGAACTTGGAGTTGTACGTGGCAACATTGCCAACGGTACCGCTGGACAGCACGACACGGCCGTCATCCACTGCCGGAGCCGTCATGTTGGTGCTGGTGCGGCCGGTGTTGATGGTCTGCTGAAAGGCATCCCAACCGGTGGTGTTGGTACCGACCGTCATACCGTCGCCGATGCCCAGGTTGATCGTGGTCTGGTCACCGTTGTAGGTGTAAGTGCCGTCGGCATTCTGCGAGTACGGCGCGGTATCGGTCTTCGAACCGGAGAACATGTAGTTGCCGTTGGCATCCTTGGAGTTCATCAGGCCCAGCACTTGTTGCTGGATCTGACTCAGTTCCGCAGCGTAAGCCTGGCGATCCTTGTCGGTACGCGTGCCGGTGTTGGCGGCCAGGGCGAGTTCCTTGGCACGCGCTAGTGCGGTGGTGATGGAATCCAGCGTGGACTCCTGCACATTCAACGAATTCTTGGTGGTGTCGACGTTGGTCTTGTACTGATCCAGCATCGCCGCCTGTTGGCCCAGTTGCAGCAACCGACCGGCGCCGATCGGATCATCGGAGGCGTTGGTGATGCGCTGCAGACTGCTCGCCTCGCTGGCGGTAGCCACAGCCTTGTTGAAGTTACGTTGATAGTCCGACGCTTGCGTGCCGTAATACTGGGCGGTGGAAATGCGCATGAATTACGACTCCTTAAAGGCTGTTGATCAGCGTGGCGAAAGTTTCCTGCGCAGCTTTGATGATCTGCGAGGACGCTGTGTAGTACTGCTGGTATTTGACCAGGTTGCCGGTTTCTTCATCCAGGTTGACCCCGGACAGCGAGTCGCGCGCGCCTTTGGCGTTATCCAGAATCGCTGTGGTCGCGGTGCTGTCGGACTTGCCTTGAGCGGTTTTGGTACCGACGTTGGTCACCAGCTTGTTGTAGGCGTCGGTCAGGCTGATGCCCTTGCTCGCCGAAC contains these protein-coding regions:
- a CDS encoding cephalosporin hydroxylase family protein; this encodes MNPHEQFREEVKANIEGLQKDKALQTESLDWVGTTAKHKYTYNFSWMGRPIIQFPQDMVAMQEIIWNLRPDVIVETGIAHGGSLVFYASILELIGHGEVLGIDIDIREHNREAIEAHPMFKRISMIQGSSIDNAIVDQVRERVQGKKVLVVLDSNHTHEHVLEELRLYAPLVSVDSYCVVMDTVVEDMPADAFPDRPWGKGDNPKTAVWAYLEENRDFEIDQAIHSKLLITVAPDGYLRRVR
- a CDS encoding acetyltransferase, whose protein sequence is MKLYLLGAANPEAVRMLHAVKRSSPNVEFAFLDNDPRKHGTLFHGVPVLGGCELVGELNGEDVRFVNLITGSTRLRYETTCQLVDAGARLGQFVHPGIDLSMIRMGQGSYLQEGVLMQAEVTLGDNTSISAGSVVGHEGQIGHSVFMAPGVCIAGCVEIGDGTFIGTNATILPRLRIGRWVTIGAGAVVTKDVPDFSVVVGNPARIIKTNAVPYPDARVFR
- a CDS encoding DegT/DnrJ/EryC1/StrS aminotransferase family protein, with amino-acid sequence MSRIHYTKPSVGELEAQYVLDAVQNGWGARCYEYLTRFEHGFAEHLGATYAIATSSCTGALHMGMAALGVGAGDEVILANTNWIASAAPITYLGATPVFVDVLADSWCLDPQLVRKAITPRTKAILAVHLYGNLCDMDALLAIGREFGIPVIEDAAEAIGSQWRGKAAGSLGAFGAFSFHGTKTMTTGEGGMFVTSDKALYERVLTLSNHGRVAGCTKQFWPEFVGFKYKMSNLQAAVGCAQVERIDELIERKRAIFANYARALEGVPGVSLNPEPAHGRNGYWMPTVVFDADTGIHREQMIAVFQAADIDARVFFWPLSSLPMFSAYAVDTPLAFALPERAFNLPSYHDMTDADQQRVVQVVLDLLARGHTV
- a CDS encoding class I SAM-dependent methyltransferase — protein: MNCRGCAAPLSLPLIDLGTSPPSNAYVHADRLEQAEQWVPLKVAVCQQCWLVQTEDYTSADSLFDAEYAYFSSFSSTWLAHAERYVAEMVERFGLSADSRVVEVAANDGYLLQYVAARGIPCLGVEPTRSTAQAAREKGLQIRELFFGRDSAAQLQSEGWGADLMAANNVLAHVPDINDFLGGFATLLKPTGVATFEFPQLLTLMAGAQFDTLYHEHYSYLSLTAVQTLCERNGLEVFDVSQLPTHGGSLRVFVQRKDGQRRPVQAAVQQQLQAELAAGVKTAEYYASLAPAAESIKHQLLRFLLQAKAEGKRVVGYGAAAKGNTLLNYAGVKADLLAWVADANPHKQGKFLPGSRIPIVAPERIAQEQPDYILVLPWNLLSEVTQQLSAAKAWGARFVVAVPELSIQ
- the rfbC gene encoding dTDP-4-dehydrorhamnose 3,5-epimerase, which gives rise to MSEFSLKALPLAGLFSVQHKRFEDQRGHFARLFCEGSLSAFGSEFHIRQINHSCTREKGSVRGLHYQNANAPEAKLITCLRGEVWDVAVDLRPDSETFLHWHAEHLKAGDGRSLLIPAGFAHGFQTLTEDAELLYLHSADYAPEHEGGLSVNDPRLAIAWPLPVNNLSARDSSHPALDQHFAGVRL
- the rfbG gene encoding CDP-glucose 4,6-dehydratase yields the protein MEAMGLSADFWRGKRVLVTGHTGFKGSWLTLWLQSLGAQVSGFSLDPSTEPSLFELARVHEGINDQRGDLRDLGALLEIIADTEPEIVLHLAAQPLVREGYRDPLGTYSSNVMGTLNLLEAIRQVGCVRACVLVTTDKVYANKEWLWPYREDEALGGHDPYSSSKACCELLAQSYAASFFPADKYAEHGLALATARAGNVLGGGDFAPERLIPDVLKAWTADEPVTLRYPQAVRPWQHALEPLAGYLQLAAGLYEEGPEYAGAWNFGPGEADMCSVGEVVELLASRWPQARGLRIEKSELHEAGLLRLDSSRARQVLGWQPRWTLQACLTQTLDWHLAWQNGDDMRTVTLGQLNLYRGAL
- the rfbF gene encoding glucose-1-phosphate cytidylyltransferase; this translates as MKAVILAGGLGTRISEESHLKPKPMIEIGGKPILWHIMKQYSAHGIHDFVICLGYKGYAIKDFFANYFLHTSDVTFDMRENRMDVHQNYSEPWRVTLIDTGEETMTGGRLGRAARYLEDEEAFCFTYGDGVSDLNISALVDFHLTHGKLATVTAVQPPGRYGALDREGDRVLGFTEKPRGDGGWINGGFFVLSPKVLPLIEGDSTSWESGPLDGLAARGELMAFQHDGFWQPMDTLRDKNHLEALWQSGEAPWKQWD